From the Photobacterium sp. GJ3 genome, one window contains:
- a CDS encoding MFS transporter — MISQRITESLKAYQGLPKEIYALSLARFILGLGNFIIPFLALLLTQKQGYSTAAAGTLVMIVTGTYMLGGFLGGKLSDSYGHKQVMVAGELLGAIILLICGFFAEHHWIAPASMCLAYFFIGVALPASHALVADHSQPQNRDAVMSLSYLAYNLGSGVGPVVAGYLFWNHTEWIYWGNGLAVLIGILIVQFQVSSVQHQHYNDDTNQSTLEQATDRSVWAVFRERPRLLIFGALCTLLWFALNQMTLTSPLYFSQLFSADGAVLFGQLMTFASIVVVVTTPFVLRLTRKQSEFNSLALAGTLFALGYLGILLSTAIPFIFAAWFILSVAEVLLLTKEGVYIANHSPSSHRGRISGVLLTIRNIGLMPSYLLIGFSIEQIGYDTSWLIIIGVAGLAAVSFGLLHLQQSGNTVPSRAHS, encoded by the coding sequence TTGATATCGCAACGTATCACAGAATCTCTCAAAGCTTATCAAGGATTACCGAAAGAAATTTATGCGCTGTCACTTGCGCGTTTTATTCTCGGGCTGGGTAATTTCATCATTCCTTTTCTGGCACTGCTGCTGACCCAAAAACAAGGCTATTCAACCGCAGCGGCGGGCACGCTGGTCATGATCGTAACCGGTACTTATATGCTGGGCGGTTTTCTTGGCGGGAAGTTGTCAGATAGCTACGGGCATAAGCAAGTGATGGTTGCCGGAGAACTCCTCGGCGCTATCATTTTGCTGATCTGCGGCTTTTTTGCAGAACACCATTGGATTGCCCCTGCGTCCATGTGTCTTGCCTATTTCTTTATTGGCGTTGCTTTGCCAGCGAGTCATGCGCTGGTCGCGGATCATTCCCAGCCACAAAACCGCGATGCCGTGATGTCACTGAGTTATCTGGCTTACAATCTTGGATCTGGCGTTGGACCCGTTGTGGCTGGCTACCTGTTCTGGAATCACACCGAATGGATTTACTGGGGAAATGGTCTGGCGGTGCTCATCGGTATCCTGATCGTCCAGTTCCAGGTCAGCAGCGTTCAGCATCAGCACTACAACGATGACACCAACCAATCCACCTTAGAGCAGGCGACCGATCGCTCCGTTTGGGCGGTATTCAGAGAACGGCCCCGTCTCCTCATTTTTGGCGCGCTATGTACGCTGCTCTGGTTTGCGCTCAATCAGATGACGCTCACCAGCCCGCTCTATTTCAGTCAGTTATTCAGTGCAGACGGTGCCGTATTATTCGGTCAGCTCATGACATTCGCCAGCATTGTCGTCGTTGTGACCACGCCTTTTGTGCTACGGCTCACCCGAAAGCAATCCGAGTTCAACAGTCTGGCGCTGGCGGGCACACTCTTTGCACTTGGATATCTGGGAATTCTGCTCTCTACTGCTATTCCTTTTATTTTTGCGGCGTGGTTTATCCTTTCCGTCGCCGAAGTCTTACTGCTGACGAAGGAAGGTGTTTATATCGCCAACCATTCCCCGAGCAGCCATCGGGGTCGCATCAGCGGCGTCCTCCTGACCATCCGAAATATTGGCCTGATGCCTTCATATCTGCTGATAGGTTTTTCAATAGAACAGATTGGCTACGACACATCCTGGCTGATCATTATTGGCGTGGCGGGTCTGGCCGCGGTCAGTTTTGGCCTCCTTCATTTGCAGCAATCAGGGAATACCGTCCCCTCTCGGGCACATTCCTGA
- a CDS encoding LysR family transcriptional regulator translates to MYIKNLNHVYSFLNVVKTGSISSASRLMRKSQTSVSNSVVSLEIELGVDLLIRDGQKAIPTEEAIQLIPYMENLLSYQRILSSIADEIFADKPELHIYIDQRVSSRFLDLLQNVILDHEDKTVNIHRGLDITNIQQSKRGDIYIVISIFNDLSLHKLDKKTLGIREDVIVVSAQNKRVQENRTVCFNEILNHRQIYVCNSIADVQSNPLSSKVCFVDSYDDAIHFIKNDFGWGILPYYVIEDELKAGSLIALEDKKKHDATLQHNVYCYFSPLLRNSPAFKTFIQHCKTSMIHACETET, encoded by the coding sequence ATGTATATCAAAAATCTGAACCACGTTTACTCATTTCTGAATGTCGTCAAAACGGGGTCAATTTCATCCGCGTCGCGACTGATGAGAAAGTCGCAAACCTCGGTGAGCAACAGTGTTGTCAGTTTAGAAATAGAGCTGGGCGTGGATTTACTGATTCGCGATGGCCAGAAAGCAATTCCGACGGAAGAAGCGATTCAACTGATCCCCTACATGGAAAACTTACTCAGTTACCAAAGAATTCTGTCTAGCATTGCTGATGAGATTTTTGCCGACAAACCTGAGTTACACATTTACATTGATCAACGGGTCTCCAGCCGGTTTCTCGATTTATTACAAAACGTTATCCTCGATCATGAAGATAAAACGGTCAATATTCACCGAGGATTAGATATTACTAACATACAACAGTCGAAACGTGGTGATATATACATTGTTATTTCCATATTTAATGATTTATCACTACATAAATTAGATAAAAAAACACTGGGCATTCGTGAAGATGTGATTGTCGTTTCTGCTCAGAATAAACGCGTTCAAGAGAATCGAACTGTGTGTTTCAATGAGATCTTAAATCACAGACAGATTTATGTTTGTAACAGTATTGCCGACGTCCAATCAAATCCGCTCAGTTCAAAGGTCTGTTTCGTCGACTCTTATGACGATGCAATTCATTTCATCAAGAATGATTTTGGGTGGGGCATTCTTCCCTACTATGTCATCGAAGACGAGCTGAAAGCCGGCTCTCTCATTGCGCTGGAAGATAAAAAGAAACATGACGCCACCCTTCAGCACAATGTCTACTGTTACTTTTCTCCGCTTTTGCGAAACAGCCCTGCCTTCAAAACCTTCATTCAGCACTGTAAAACCAGCATGATCCATGCTTGTGAAACAGAAACATAG